In a single window of the Nocardioides sp. L-11A genome:
- a CDS encoding DEAD/DEAH box helicase, whose amino-acid sequence MPLICDALERAGITHPFAIQEMTLSVALMGTDLIGQARTGTGKTLAFGIPVIQRSVAPTDPDYAEIPQGKPQALIVAPTRELALQVSSDLEIASRDRGLRVLTIYGGVGYEPQIEALESGVDIVIGTPGRLIDLANRRVLDLSHVHALVLDEADEMLDLGFLPDVEKLLRMTPETRQTMLFSATMPSAIVSLARMHMRHPMNIRAESSYENATVPATAQFIYLAHDLDKPEIIGRLLQAEDADKMIVFTRTKRQAQRVADDLVERGFKASPLHGDMAQVAREKALTKFREDKIKVLVATDVAARGIDVSGVSHVVNYTCPEDDKTYVHRIGRTGRAGASGIAITLVDATDVHRWKMINKALDLPFDEPVETYSTSEHLFHDQGIAPGTKGRIAPPAPPAPRGERSGERSGERGERGGRSGERRSGERNRTRTRTRTRGGKPVEGGAEGSTPSAGPAEGGGDGAPGRNRRRRRRGSGGGSAPAADSAPTPSA is encoded by the coding sequence ATGCCGCTGATCTGCGACGCGCTCGAGCGCGCCGGCATCACCCACCCGTTCGCCATCCAGGAGATGACCCTCTCCGTCGCGCTGATGGGCACCGACCTCATCGGCCAGGCCCGCACGGGCACCGGCAAGACGCTCGCCTTCGGCATCCCGGTGATCCAGCGCAGCGTCGCGCCGACCGACCCCGACTACGCCGAGATCCCCCAGGGCAAGCCGCAGGCGCTGATCGTCGCGCCGACCCGCGAGCTCGCCCTCCAGGTGTCCAGCGACCTCGAGATCGCCAGCCGCGACCGCGGCCTGCGCGTCCTCACCATCTACGGCGGCGTCGGCTACGAGCCCCAGATCGAGGCGCTCGAGAGCGGCGTCGACATCGTCATCGGTACGCCGGGGCGGCTGATCGACCTCGCCAACCGCAGGGTCCTCGACCTGTCCCACGTCCACGCCCTGGTCCTCGACGAGGCCGACGAGATGCTCGACCTCGGATTCCTGCCCGACGTGGAGAAGCTGCTCCGGATGACCCCGGAGACCCGGCAGACCATGCTGTTCTCGGCGACCATGCCCTCGGCGATCGTGTCGCTGGCCCGGATGCACATGCGGCACCCGATGAACATCCGCGCCGAGTCGTCGTACGAGAACGCGACGGTGCCGGCTACCGCGCAGTTCATCTACCTGGCCCACGACCTCGACAAGCCGGAGATCATCGGCCGGCTGCTGCAGGCCGAGGACGCCGACAAGATGATCGTCTTCACCCGCACCAAGCGGCAGGCGCAGCGGGTCGCCGACGACCTCGTCGAGCGCGGCTTCAAGGCCAGTCCGCTGCACGGCGACATGGCCCAGGTGGCGCGCGAGAAGGCGCTCACGAAGTTCCGTGAGGACAAGATCAAGGTCCTGGTCGCCACCGATGTCGCGGCCCGCGGCATCGACGTGTCGGGCGTGAGCCACGTGGTCAACTACACCTGCCCCGAGGACGACAAGACCTACGTCCACCGGATCGGCCGCACCGGCCGCGCGGGTGCCTCCGGCATCGCGATCACGCTGGTCGACGCGACCGACGTGCACCGCTGGAAGATGATCAACAAGGCACTCGACCTGCCCTTCGACGAGCCGGTCGAGACCTACTCCACCTCCGAGCACCTCTTCCACGACCAAGGCATCGCCCCCGGCACCAAGGGCCGGATCGCGCCGCCGGCGCCGCCGGCGCCCCGGGGCGAGCGGTCGGGCGAGCGGTCGGGCGAGCGCGGGGAGCGCGGCGGACGCTCCGGTGAGCGACGCTCCGGCGAGCGCAACCGGACCCGGACCCGCACCCGGACCCGCGGTGGCAAGCCGGTCGAGGGCGGCGCCGAGGGGTCGACCCCCTCCGCAGGGCCGGCCGAGGGCGGCGGCGACGGTGCGCCCGGCCGCAACCGTCGCCGGCGGCGCCGCGGCAGCGGCGGCGGCTCCGCGCCTGCCGCCGACTCGGCGCCCACCCCCTCGGCCTGA
- a CDS encoding L,D-transpeptidase has product MGKHAVRRGSGRHRAPARPRYGRIGAVVAALTVTAVALAGGFGLLPTGGGGPAAASSAGARADPATDPATDPATDPAADPSAGAVNGELADVSTPIAADSDSTELPAASGTGRRVVFSEGRQRVWLVGSGGSVERTYPVSGSVYDNLEPGTYAVYSRSRHAIGIDDSGTMEYFVRFTQGTQGAAIGFHTIPVDRGRPVQTIAQLGTPLSHGCIRQARPNAIALWEFAPVGTSVVVTA; this is encoded by the coding sequence GTGGGCAAGCACGCGGTACGCCGGGGGAGCGGCCGGCATCGGGCTCCGGCCCGACCCCGCTACGGCCGGATCGGCGCGGTCGTGGCGGCGCTGACGGTGACCGCCGTGGCGCTCGCGGGCGGCTTCGGGCTGTTGCCGACCGGTGGCGGCGGGCCGGCCGCGGCCAGCTCGGCGGGTGCGCGGGCCGACCCGGCCACCGATCCGGCCACCGATCCCGCCACCGATCCGGCGGCCGACCCGTCCGCCGGCGCCGTCAACGGCGAGCTCGCCGACGTGAGCACGCCCATCGCCGCCGACTCGGACTCGACCGAGCTGCCGGCGGCGTCGGGCACCGGCCGTCGGGTGGTGTTCAGCGAAGGGCGCCAGCGGGTCTGGCTGGTCGGCAGCGGGGGATCGGTCGAGCGGACCTATCCCGTCTCCGGCAGCGTCTACGACAACCTGGAGCCCGGCACGTACGCCGTCTACTCCCGCAGCCGGCACGCGATCGGCATCGACGACTCCGGCACGATGGAGTACTTCGTCCGGTTCACCCAGGGCACACAGGGCGCCGCGATCGGGTTCCACACGATCCCGGTCGACCGGGGTCGGCCGGTGCAGACGATCGCCCAGCTGGGCACGCCGCTCTCGCACGGCTGCATCCGCCAGGCGCGGCCGAACGCGATCGCGCTGTGGGAGTTCGCGCCCGTCGGCACCTCCGTCGTCGTCACCGCCTGA
- a CDS encoding ParA family protein, with product MNSVPAPPTILAVANQKGGVAKTTSVASIGAALAEREQSVLLVDLDPQACLTFSLGIDPEDLELSVHHVLTKGTAVAEVILETDDGVDLLPATIELARAEADLLTRTGREHVLRGVLEDLRGSGRSYDWVLLDCPPSLGVLTVAALTAAEGVLIPLQCETLSHRGVGQLLDTVHDVRRFTNRELAVWGVLPTLYDGRTNHARAVLDTIAETYDLVVVGPPIPKTIKFAEAPAAGRSILATSRTSKGAEAYREVAGALLTRAGR from the coding sequence ATGAACAGCGTGCCCGCTCCCCCCACGATCCTCGCTGTCGCCAACCAGAAGGGCGGCGTCGCGAAGACCACCAGCGTCGCCTCGATCGGCGCGGCCCTCGCGGAGCGGGAGCAGTCGGTGCTGCTGGTCGACCTCGACCCGCAGGCCTGCCTGACCTTCTCGCTGGGCATCGACCCCGAGGACCTCGAGCTGTCGGTCCACCACGTGCTGACCAAGGGCACCGCGGTCGCGGAGGTGATCCTCGAGACCGACGACGGGGTCGACCTGCTGCCCGCCACGATCGAGCTCGCCCGCGCGGAGGCGGACCTGCTGACGCGCACCGGTCGCGAGCACGTCCTGCGCGGGGTGCTGGAGGACCTGCGCGGGAGCGGCCGGAGCTACGACTGGGTGCTGCTCGACTGCCCGCCGTCGCTCGGCGTGCTCACCGTCGCCGCGCTCACCGCGGCCGAGGGCGTCCTCATCCCGCTCCAGTGCGAGACCCTGTCGCACCGCGGGGTGGGCCAGCTCCTCGACACCGTGCACGACGTACGCCGCTTCACCAACCGCGAGCTCGCCGTGTGGGGCGTGCTGCCGACGCTGTACGACGGCCGGACCAACCATGCACGGGCCGTGCTCGACACCATCGCGGAGACCTACGACCTCGTGGTCGTCGGGCCACCGATCCCCAAGACGATCAAGTTCGCCGAGGCGCCCGCCGCGGGCCGTTCGATCCTCGCGACCAGCCGCACGAGCAAGGGCGCCGAGGCCTACCGCGAGGTCGCCGGGGCCCTGCTCACCCGCGCGGGGCGCTGA